The stretch of DNA AAGACAATCCTGTCGACGATCCTCCAGCAGTAGACGATCCATTCCAAGCCCCCCCCGCAGACGAGCCTCCAGCCACTCCTGCTTTCGATCCCCAGGCCTCCCGACAGCAGTTCTTCGCAAACCTCCCCAATATTGGCGTGTCGGACTACACGGGTACGATTGGGCTACCAGATCGCAGGAGGTTCAGAAATCCAAGCAGCGCCGACCGGTTTCTAGCTAACGTCGATCACACCCCGACTGCACTGCCAAACACCACCGCCCGATGGTTGGATAAAGAACCTGGTACAATTCTGCGGGACGGCCTGCAGGCTGCCTATGAAGCCAGTGGATTAAGCTTTGTGGAGCAAGAAGCCTTTGTAGAAGAGCGCTTCTTTGAAGCCCAAAACGCTGAAGGCCAAACAGTTTTCTACATTAGTCTGGTTCAGCTTGAGGGCTCAACCTTACTCGTTATGTGGGACAACGATCCCCGCTAGTTGCAAAACCATGAGAAGACCCTCCGAAAGTAAGCAAAAAACAGGTTCCTGGCGACTTTTTTGGGCTCCTATGCTGCTGGCATCCCTAGGGCTTCACGTCGCCTTGCTCTTCATTCCCACCGCTGCCTCCGATGAGGCAGACATCCCCCCACCTGATTTTGAGCAAGACGATATTGCCATCACGCGCATTCCTCCCAGTGCCCCCCCCAGCCAGCCCACTGCCGCACAGCCTGCCGCCTCAACACCAGTTGCCGCAGTCGGCAGCCAAAGCCGTCCTGCCCAGTCAGCAGCTCCCCCAGGATCAGCGCCAGGAACAGCATCAGCCACCCCAGCAGCAGGCAGCAACGCTCGTAACCAGGCTCAAAGACCAACTCAGACCCAGTCTCGCCGCGATCGCACCAATCAGACATCCCGCCAGAATCAGCCCTCGGCTTCATCCGAGAGGGCCGCAGTTCCTACCCTTAGTCAATCCCCGTCAAATACCCCGCCTAGCCCCCCTAATCCAGGAGCACCCCTGCCGTCTGTTCAGCGGCAGCCGTTTAACTCAACAATCCACCAAAAGCTACTAGCCCATGCCCAAAGCCTGACGCTGCCAGCAACCCAGATTAATCAGCTAGCAGCTGCCCTAACGCAGCAATACACTTTCTCACCCATCAACACCAGCGGAACCGAGTACAGCGTCAATCTGTCTCAGTGGATAGAGTCTGTCAAACAGGCTGCCGGACGACCCGATCTGTGGAATGAAGACTTAGAGTCATCCCTCACGCTCAAGCACCATCGGCGGGTCTGCCTGAGCCCTGATCCACTGCCTGCTGTGGTCGGTGCAGTGGTTAGTCCCAGCGGCCAGATTCAAGGAGAACTCAGTCTGCTCCAAAGCACCGGCTACGGCTTCCTAAATACGGCAGTGCTAGAGATGGTTAAACAGCACAATTTCCCGGCTACCGGCGAACAAAAAGCTTACACCGTCGATACGGCTATCCAAATCGAGTACGGTAGCCAGGCGTGCCTAAAGCCCTATTCTCAGCCGGCAGAAACCACTGCTCAAAGCTGAGTGCGATCGGTAAGAATTTCGTAGCCGTCTTCAGTTACTAAAACCGTATGCTCAAACTGGGCTGAGAGACTGCGATCAACAGTCACAACAGTCCAGCGATCGCTCAGCGTGCGCGTATGCTTCGACCCGGCATTGAGAATCGGTTCAATCGCCAGAGTCATTCCCGGCAGGAGCTTCACATTGGGCAACTGACGAGTGCGGAAATTAAATACTGAAGGAGCCTCATGCAGGTTCCGACCCACGCCATGCCCCGTAAAATCTTCGACCACGCTAAAGCCAGAGGCATTGATACTGTCCTCAATCGCCCCAGCAATATCGAGTAGACTATTGCCCGGCTTGACCTGGCCAATACCGGCATAGAGAGCTGCCTCAGCCGCTGCCATCAGCTGCTGTCCCTGCTCTGAAATCTGACCTACTGCGATCGTGATACACGAATCTCCGTGGAAGCCATTGTAGTAAGCCCCCGTATCGACCTTAAGCAGGTCCCCTACCCGAATCACCTTACGACCCCGAGGAATGCCGTGCACGACCTCGTCGTTGACACAGGCACAGATAGAGGCCGGAAACCCGTGGTACCCCTTAAAGCTAGGCGTCGCCCCCAGCTCTCGAATGCGCTGTTCAGCATACTCGTCCAGATCAGCCGTGGTCATGCCCGGTTTGACCTGCTCAGAGATTTCCTTCAAGACGGTCGCAACAATGCGAGCGGCTTCTCGCATGATGGCGATCTCCGCCTCAGACTTCAGCTCAACACCATTGGCCCGACGACCTGAGCGGCGAGAACGAGTTGCCTCAGAAGAACGCTTTGAAAGTAACTGGGACAAAATTTTCATATCAATAGCTAGTGCTTAAAAATCACAAAGCGGTTAAGGCACAGACACGACGGCCAAAGAGCCGACAAACAACCTTAGAAGCAAACTTCAGAAGCAAATTTCTTCCAAGCAAGGGTCTGAGCTGGCCTGCAGCACAGACTCTACCCAAGATGTTGGCGAATCCTCTGCCTCAACAACCTCAAAAATATCAGGAGCCAGATCAGGATGATAAAAACCAACCGCAGCCGTTTTATCCACTCGCCCCACCAGGAAGTTCAAGCCCAGAGCCACCGCCATGAACGTATAGAGGCAAATACAGATAGTCAGGAGAGATTGACGGAGATACTGCATTAAGGGGGTTATCCGGTCTTTGAAGGAAAATACACTCGCAAAAGAGGCAGGGCCAGTCTACTTTAATGCTACTCATTTAGTGTACGGTAGGTAAGCCAAGGTCTAAAGCCATCGACTACAAACCATCTCCGGTTTCGTTAGTGGGCTTAAAGAAATTTGGCTTTTTGCGGTACTTACCGTATAATGATAGACCGTGACTTTGACAGGCCTTTATGAACGCAGAGCAAATCATCCGCTCGATTGAGGCGGAGCACTTAAAAACAGATCTGCCCGACATTTATGTCGGCGATACTGTTCGGGTTGGCGTTCGCATTCAAGAGGGTGGCAAAGAGCGGATTCAGCCCTACGAAGGTACAGTCATTGCCAAGCGCAATGGGAGCATTAACGAGGCCATCACCGTCCGCCGAATCTTTCAAGGAGTCGGTGTTGAGCGGGTTTTCCTGGTTCATGCACCTCGGGTTGCTAGCATCACCGTGCTTCGTCGGGGTCGAGCTCGTCGTGCCAAGCTTTACTACCTGCGTGACCGGGTGGGCAAAGCAACTCGCTTGAAGCAGCGATTTGATCGTCCGATCAAGTAAGATC from Pseudanabaena sp. FACHB-2040 encodes:
- the map gene encoding type I methionyl aminopeptidase; its protein translation is MKILSQLLSKRSSEATRSRRSGRRANGVELKSEAEIAIMREAARIVATVLKEISEQVKPGMTTADLDEYAEQRIRELGATPSFKGYHGFPASICACVNDEVVHGIPRGRKVIRVGDLLKVDTGAYYNGFHGDSCITIAVGQISEQGQQLMAAAEAALYAGIGQVKPGNSLLDIAGAIEDSINASGFSVVEDFTGHGVGRNLHEAPSVFNFRTRQLPNVKLLPGMTLAIEPILNAGSKHTRTLSDRWTVVTVDRSLSAQFEHTVLVTEDGYEILTDRTQL
- the rplS gene encoding 50S ribosomal protein L19, with product MNAEQIIRSIEAEHLKTDLPDIYVGDTVRVGVRIQEGGKERIQPYEGTVIAKRNGSINEAITVRRIFQGVGVERVFLVHAPRVASITVLRRGRARRAKLYYLRDRVGKATRLKQRFDRPIK